One genomic segment of uncultured Ilyobacter sp. includes these proteins:
- a CDS encoding superoxide dismutase [Ni], which yields MNKFILLFSFLILIPNYLFAHCEVPCGIYDDELRFKELYENTTTIEKATKIIIEISQDKTPDYNQLVRWINTKEIHAEKNQDIVSQYFLHQRIKPTDDRSPEYKDYIRSLELLHQISIYSMKTKQSTDLKNIELLKDAIHDFQHHYLKEDK from the coding sequence GTGAATAAATTTATTTTACTTTTTTCTTTTCTTATTCTCATTCCAAATTACTTATTTGCCCATTGTGAAGTCCCTTGTGGAATTTATGATGACGAATTGAGGTTCAAAGAACTTTATGAAAATACTACCACCATCGAAAAAGCCACAAAAATAATAATTGAAATTTCACAAGACAAAACTCCAGATTATAATCAGCTGGTTCGTTGGATAAATACCAAAGAAATACATGCTGAAAAAAATCAAGATATAGTTTCTCAGTATTTTTTACACCAGAGAATTAAACCGACAGATGATCGAAGCCCAGAATATAAAGACTATATTCGTTCCTTAGAACTTCTTCACCAGATATCTATATACTCAATGAAAACAAAACAATCCACAGACCTCAAAAATATAGAACTCTTAAAAGATGCTATCCACGATTTCCAACACCACTATTTAAAAGAAGATAAGTAG
- the guaB gene encoding IMP dehydrogenase, which yields MLNGKIIKEAITFDDVLLVPQKSDILPNEVSLKTKITKNIELNVPILSAAMDTVTEAKLAIALARQGGLGFIHKNMSIEEQAAEIDKVKRNESGMITDPITLNRESTLADADGIMAKYRISGLPVVESDGTLVGIITNRDLKYRKDLSEKVETIMTKENLITASVGTTLDEAKEILLENRIEKLPIVDENSKLMGLITIKDIDNIEEYPNACKDSRGRLRVGGAVGVGADTLERVAALVKSGVDIITVDSAHGHSNGVIQTVRKIREAFPDLDIIGGNIVTAEAAMDLADAGASAVKVGVGPGSICTTRVVAGVGVPQISAINDVYEVCKERGIGVIADGGIKLSGDIAKAIAAGADCVMIGGLLAGTEEAPGEEIIFEGRRFKVYVGMGSLAAMKRGSSDRYFQKESEAKKLVPEGIEGRVAYKGKLEDVIFQLTGGLKAGMGYCGTATIASLKKDGKFVKITGSGLIESHPHDINITKEAPNYHK from the coding sequence ATGTTGAATGGAAAAATTATCAAAGAGGCTATAACTTTTGACGACGTTCTATTGGTTCCACAGAAATCAGATATCTTACCAAACGAAGTCTCACTCAAAACAAAAATCACAAAAAATATAGAATTAAATGTTCCAATTTTAAGTGCTGCTATGGATACTGTTACTGAAGCAAAGTTAGCTATAGCCTTGGCAAGACAGGGGGGATTAGGATTTATCCATAAAAACATGTCCATCGAAGAGCAGGCCGCTGAGATAGACAAGGTTAAAAGAAATGAAAGTGGCATGATCACAGATCCTATAACTCTTAACAGAGAATCTACCCTTGCAGATGCTGATGGCATAATGGCAAAATACAGAATCTCTGGACTGCCTGTAGTAGAAAGTGACGGAACACTCGTAGGAATAATTACAAATAGAGACCTAAAGTACAGAAAAGACCTAAGTGAAAAAGTGGAAACCATCATGACAAAAGAAAATCTTATTACAGCTTCTGTTGGTACTACCCTTGATGAAGCAAAAGAAATTCTTTTGGAAAACAGAATAGAAAAACTTCCGATAGTAGACGAAAATTCTAAGCTTATGGGGCTTATTACAATAAAAGATATAGATAATATAGAGGAATATCCAAATGCATGTAAGGACTCCCGTGGAAGACTGAGAGTAGGAGGTGCTGTAGGTGTAGGGGCCGATACTCTAGAAAGAGTCGCTGCACTTGTAAAATCCGGGGTAGATATAATAACTGTAGACTCTGCACACGGTCATTCTAACGGGGTAATCCAAACTGTAAGAAAGATCAGGGAAGCTTTTCCTGACCTCGACATAATCGGTGGAAACATCGTAACTGCCGAAGCTGCTATGGACCTTGCTGACGCAGGAGCAAGTGCAGTTAAAGTAGGAGTAGGACCTGGTTCTATCTGTACAACTAGAGTTGTAGCAGGTGTTGGAGTTCCTCAGATCTCCGCTATCAACGATGTCTATGAAGTTTGTAAGGAAAGAGGTATCGGAGTCATCGCCGATGGTGGAATAAAACTTTCCGGAGATATTGCAAAAGCTATCGCTGCAGGTGCTGACTGTGTCATGATCGGAGGACTTTTGGCCGGTACAGAAGAAGCACCTGGTGAAGAGATCATCTTTGAAGGAAGAAGATTCAAGGTATATGTGGGAATGGGATCCCTTGCTGCAATGAAAAGAGGTTCTAGCGACAGATATTTCCAAAAAGAGTCTGAGGCAAAAAAACTGGTTCCTGAAGGTATAGAGGGAAGAGTTGCATATAAAGGTAAATTAGAAGACGTAATATTCCAACTTACAGGGGGACTTAAAGCAGGTATGGGATACTGTGGTACTGCCACTATAGCAAGCCTTAAGAAAGATGGTAAATTTGTAAAAATAACAGGTTCTGGGCTAATAGAATCACACCCTCACGATATCAATATCACAAAGGAAGCTCCAAACTATCACAAGTAA
- a CDS encoding MoxR family ATPase produces the protein MEKVQKAVDEKKTLITNLKNEISKVVIGQEDMINKTLIGIFTGGHILLEGVPGLAKSLTVNTLSKVFGLSFSRIQFTPDLLPSDIIGTEIYHEKTGEFKTKRGPVFGNFILADEINRAPAKVQSALLESMQEKQVTISDTTYKLDTPFLVIATQNPLEQDGTYPLPEAQQDRFMMKLNIGYPKKNEERQILEMTIKNQEPENTELNAIITKEQVFEIKELIHNIYLDDRLKEYILDIIFKTREANPYIECGASPRAGINLIKASKAKAFLDGRAYVMPDDIRDVVYDILRHRLILTYEAEAENLKVEQIIAKLLDEIVLP, from the coding sequence ATGGAAAAAGTACAAAAAGCTGTCGATGAGAAGAAAACCCTTATTACAAATTTAAAAAATGAGATTTCCAAAGTTGTGATTGGTCAGGAAGATATGATCAATAAGACCCTGATCGGAATATTTACCGGTGGTCACATACTGCTTGAAGGAGTACCAGGTTTGGCAAAGTCTTTGACAGTGAATACCTTGTCTAAAGTTTTTGGTCTCTCATTTAGCAGAATCCAATTCACACCGGATTTATTACCTAGTGATATAATCGGAACGGAAATCTATCATGAGAAAACCGGAGAATTTAAAACTAAAAGAGGACCTGTTTTTGGAAATTTCATACTTGCAGATGAAATAAACAGGGCTCCTGCAAAAGTGCAGTCTGCTCTTCTTGAGTCTATGCAGGAAAAACAAGTTACTATATCGGATACTACCTATAAGCTTGATACTCCATTCCTTGTAATTGCAACACAAAACCCCCTAGAACAAGACGGAACTTATCCCCTTCCAGAAGCTCAACAAGACCGATTTATGATGAAACTCAACATAGGGTATCCAAAAAAGAATGAAGAAAGACAGATTCTTGAAATGACAATAAAAAACCAGGAACCTGAAAATACAGAGTTAAATGCAATTATTACAAAAGAGCAAGTTTTTGAAATCAAGGAACTTATACACAATATTTATTTGGATGATAGGCTAAAGGAATACATTCTTGATATAATTTTCAAAACAAGGGAAGCAAACCCATACATTGAATGTGGAGCATCTCCAAGAGCCGGAATAAACCTCATAAAAGCTTCCAAAGCAAAAGCTTTTCTTGATGGAAGAGCCTATGTTATGCCTGATGACATAAGAGATGTTGTATATGATATTTTAAGGCATAGACTTATTCTTACTTATGAGGCTGAGGCTGAAAACTTAAAGGTGGAGCAAATAATTGCAAAGTTACTTGACGAAATAGTATTGCCCTAA
- a CDS encoding cyclic nucleotide-binding domain-containing protein, with protein sequence MSKELLPLLDIEGLFPILNKISIFGGLNDKQLYFLFKILKQSNYKKGEYIFKQGELPSHIYIIQKGRVRFIEEVDMTPYQIFEFGEGNCIGEASVLSLQPHAVSAVACEDTIIIALSKEDFFKIFKKDKNLFSTLILNITREICRRLKSSDNVLLHYIDKSRCH encoded by the coding sequence ATGTCAAAAGAGCTTCTTCCACTCTTAGATATAGAGGGTCTTTTCCCAATTCTAAATAAAATATCTATTTTTGGAGGGCTTAACGATAAACAGCTTTATTTTCTGTTTAAAATTTTAAAGCAATCCAATTATAAGAAAGGAGAATATATTTTTAAACAGGGAGAACTCCCTTCTCATATCTACATTATACAGAAAGGAAGAGTCAGATTTATAGAGGAGGTGGACATGACTCCTTACCAGATTTTTGAATTCGGTGAAGGAAACTGTATAGGGGAAGCTTCTGTTCTAAGTCTTCAGCCTCATGCTGTATCTGCTGTAGCATGTGAAGACACCATTATTATAGCACTTTCAAAAGAAGACTTTTTTAAGATTTTTAAAAAAGACAAAAATCTTTTTAGTACTCTAATCTTAAATATAACAAGAGAAATCTGCAGACGTCTCAAGAGTAGTGACAATGTTTTACTCCATTATATAGACAAAAGCAGATGCCATTGA
- the pgl gene encoding 6-phosphogluconolactonase, whose translation MVIKTNSDKELFDKVFEIFMDEYKNSITEKGRFSVALSGGDTPKELFKRLVKSKIKWKNVDVFMVDERYLPPDHVDSNYKLLWDKLLSKIDIPIGNIRVIKYMESLETSRLEYEKEIEAFINVKENSFDVIVLGMGKDGHTASIFPDNLKMTGTVVPSLESEVHKYNRISLSLEIINSFRKKLFILKKDKEEILDLVLSNNDYPSSFVRGNVIYVINEEDK comes from the coding sequence ATGGTAATAAAAACCAATAGTGACAAGGAACTTTTTGATAAAGTTTTTGAAATATTTATGGATGAGTATAAAAATTCTATAACAGAAAAAGGTCGTTTTTCTGTTGCCTTGTCTGGAGGGGATACACCAAAGGAGCTCTTTAAGCGCTTGGTAAAGTCAAAAATTAAGTGGAAAAATGTGGATGTTTTCATGGTAGATGAAAGGTATCTGCCACCTGACCATGTAGATAGTAATTATAAACTTTTATGGGATAAGCTTTTGAGCAAGATAGATATACCAATTGGAAACATTAGAGTTATAAAATACATGGAAAGTCTAGAAACTAGCAGATTGGAATATGAAAAAGAGATAGAAGCTTTTATAAATGTTAAGGAAAATTCATTTGATGTGATAGTTTTAGGAATGGGTAAGGATGGGCATACGGCTTCAATTTTTCCTGATAATTTAAAGATGACAGGAACAGTTGTTCCCTCATTAGAGAGTGAAGTTCATAAGTATAATAGAATTAGCTTGAGTTTAGAGATAATTAACAGCTTCAGAAAAAAACTTTTTATTTTAAAAAAAGATAAAGAAGAGATACTTGATTTAGTTTTATCTAATAATGATTATCCATCATCTTTCGTTAGAGGTAATGTAATATATGTTATAAATGAAGAAGATAAGTAG
- the gnd gene encoding phosphogluconate dehydrogenase (NAD(+)-dependent, decarboxylating) has translation MKIAMIGLGKMGGNMSKKLIEKGHEVVVYDTNSQLRKEFESIGAKSLENIEALCKEAEKGNIDIIWSMLPAGEITKNIILDISIRCRESKIIIDGGNSFYKDTIRLEKEVRNNGHTLIDAGTSGGIWGLEKGYCLMVGGDKSSYEFIKPVLSDLSEPTGGYEYMGPSGSGHFVKMVHNGIEYAMMEAFGEGFEILKEKKEFDLNLEKISKVWQSGSVIDSWLLELCGDLFEKEGNLEGIKGYVEDSGEGRWTVIESIEGRIAAPVITLSLLQRFRSRRDETFSDKVIAGLRKQFGGHAVKTKEGG, from the coding sequence ATGAAAATAGCCATGATTGGTTTGGGAAAAATGGGGGGGAATATGTCTAAAAAACTTATAGAGAAAGGACATGAGGTCGTAGTTTACGATACGAATTCCCAACTAAGAAAAGAATTTGAGAGTATAGGGGCGAAATCTTTAGAAAATATAGAGGCTTTGTGCAAGGAAGCTGAAAAAGGTAATATTGATATAATATGGTCTATGCTTCCTGCTGGAGAGATAACTAAAAATATAATCCTCGATATATCTATAAGATGCAGAGAATCAAAAATTATAATAGATGGAGGGAACTCATTTTATAAAGATACTATAAGATTAGAAAAGGAGGTTAGGAATAACGGTCATACTCTTATTGATGCTGGAACAAGCGGAGGGATATGGGGTCTTGAAAAAGGTTATTGCCTTATGGTAGGAGGGGATAAGAGCAGTTATGAGTTTATAAAACCTGTTCTTTCAGATCTATCTGAACCAACAGGAGGTTATGAATATATGGGACCTTCGGGATCTGGACATTTTGTAAAAATGGTCCATAATGGGATCGAGTATGCTATGATGGAAGCTTTTGGAGAGGGGTTTGAGATTCTTAAAGAGAAAAAAGAATTTGACTTGAATTTGGAAAAAATATCTAAGGTGTGGCAGAGTGGCAGCGTAATTGATTCTTGGCTTCTAGAACTTTGTGGAGACCTTTTTGAAAAAGAAGGAAATCTAGAAGGGATAAAAGGTTATGTAGAAGATTCTGGAGAAGGGAGATGGACTGTTATTGAGAGTATAGAGGGTAGAATTGCAGCTCCTGTCATTACGCTGTCTCTTTTACAAAGGTTCAGATCTAGAAGGGATGAGACATTTAGCGATAAAGTCATAGCCGGACTTAGAAAGCAATTTGGTGGACATGCTGTGAAGACAAAAGAAGGAGGGTAA
- a CDS encoding Na/Pi cotransporter family protein: MELFITIALQVTGGLGMFLYGMDVMSKSFQEIAGNRLREIIHKMTSSTFRGILVGTFITAIIQSSSVTTVMVVGFVNASLMTLRQAIGIILGANIGATAIGWILAFKITEYGIPITGIGAFIFLFSKNQKRKKMALIFIGVGLIFLGLTLMKNGIDPLKDIPEFIKFFHVFSAESYNGVIMSAITGAALTSILQSSSATVGITMALATQGLITPKTSLALILGGNIGTTITAYLASLNTRPEAKRAAYAHILIKIVGVSLLLPFFYGYATLISKLSPPEKNISEYIALSHTLFNIGNALIFLPFISTLLSFLSKIGKDTKGGQEESYVTEKLYQFPLAALEKSRLEIVQMITRFKEDLHTFRNLIKRELPSGNSLVLFEGEKYQDDKKDSIFKNLTGLLHDTDSKEILKSIRMLLVLADTMESLGDYGASLGKIYKKAMNKKLILPENFTKQVDFYHEKIILSLENLEKIALKPDIKDIIREKKFCQDIANSLEFVDPLENVEYSEHIFMEILSKYRRINRHILFMLGSIQEEVELQLR; the protein is encoded by the coding sequence ATGGAACTTTTTATTACAATTGCTCTTCAGGTCACAGGTGGGCTGGGAATGTTTCTCTATGGAATGGATGTTATGTCAAAATCATTTCAGGAAATAGCAGGGAATAGGTTGAGAGAGATTATTCATAAGATGACCTCAAGTACATTTCGGGGAATCCTTGTTGGAACTTTTATCACAGCCATTATCCAGTCTAGTTCCGTCACTACCGTAATGGTTGTAGGGTTTGTAAACGCTTCTCTCATGACTCTGAGACAGGCCATAGGCATAATCTTAGGTGCAAATATAGGAGCAACGGCCATAGGATGGATACTAGCATTTAAAATTACAGAATACGGTATACCGATAACAGGTATAGGGGCTTTTATATTCCTCTTTTCAAAGAACCAGAAGCGTAAAAAAATGGCCCTGATATTCATAGGAGTAGGGCTTATTTTTCTAGGGCTCACTCTTATGAAAAACGGAATAGACCCATTAAAAGATATTCCTGAATTCATAAAGTTTTTTCACGTTTTTTCTGCAGAAAGTTATAATGGGGTCATCATGTCTGCAATTACAGGAGCCGCCTTGACCTCTATACTACAGTCCTCCTCTGCCACGGTTGGAATCACAATGGCTCTGGCAACGCAGGGGCTAATCACTCCCAAAACTTCACTTGCACTGATTTTGGGCGGAAATATAGGCACCACAATAACTGCATATCTCGCCTCTCTCAATACACGACCAGAAGCAAAGAGGGCCGCCTATGCACACATTCTCATAAAAATAGTCGGGGTTTCATTGTTGCTGCCTTTCTTCTACGGATATGCAACACTTATAAGTAAGCTTTCACCCCCTGAAAAAAATATTTCTGAGTACATCGCACTTTCTCATACACTTTTTAATATTGGAAATGCCCTCATATTCCTCCCATTTATAAGCACACTCTTGAGCTTTCTCAGTAAAATTGGCAAGGATACAAAAGGAGGGCAAGAAGAGTCTTATGTAACTGAAAAATTATATCAGTTCCCTTTGGCAGCCCTTGAAAAATCTAGATTGGAAATAGTTCAAATGATAACCAGATTCAAGGAAGATTTACACACCTTTAGAAACCTTATAAAAAGAGAGCTTCCTTCAGGCAATTCCCTGGTTCTCTTCGAAGGTGAAAAGTATCAAGACGACAAAAAAGATTCTATTTTTAAAAATCTCACCGGTCTGCTCCATGATACAGATTCTAAAGAAATTTTGAAATCTATAAGAATGCTACTTGTTTTGGCAGACACCATGGAATCCTTAGGGGATTACGGGGCAAGCTTAGGAAAAATATATAAAAAAGCAATGAACAAAAAACTAATACTGCCTGAAAATTTTACAAAACAGGTAGATTTTTATCACGAAAAGATTATTTTATCCTTAGAAAATCTTGAAAAAATTGCCCTGAAACCAGATATAAAGGATATTATAAGAGAAAAAAAATTCTGTCAGGATATTGCCAATTCTTTAGAATTTGTAGACCCTTTAGAAAATGTCGAATATTCAGAACATATTTTTATGGAAATTCTTTCAAAGTACAGGAGAATAAACAGGCATATTTTATTTATGCTAGGCAGTATTCAGGAAGAGGTAGAGTTGCAGCTAAGGTAA
- the clpB gene encoding ATP-dependent chaperone ClpB, translating to MNDKYTEKSVLAINDAHNYAIKYKHTNIKPEHLTLALITQNDGLIPRLLEKMGLNISSLVKEVQNELDKYPKVEVESQGNLSFEGTTNRIVMEAEEIMKKMGDSYISVEHLFKSLLKNLPLLKRIGIDSKEFEKVLSEARGSQKVDSPNPEGKFEALSKYGKDLVELAKKGKLDPIIGRDSEIRRAIQILSRRTKNNPILIGDPGVGKTAIVEGLAQRILAEDVPDSLKGKTIFSLDMGSLIAGAKFRGEFEERLKAVLKEVEESNGNIILFIDEIHTIVGAGRTDGAMDAGNILKPMLARGEARVIGATTVDEYRKHMEKDAALERRFQTIMIDEPDVEDTVSILRGLKTKYEIFHGIRISDSAIVSAATLSHRYISDRFLPDKAIDLIDEAAAMIKTEISSMPDELDELTRRVTQLEIEKEALKKEKDKGSQERLTILEKELSELNSKKSILRSQWNLEKKDISSREEITKKLEEARLEFEKAQRESNLNRAAELKYGEIPSLEKELKLQEEKLKEDVSTTKLLKQEVTSDEIADIVARWTGIPVSKLMEGEREKILHLEDSLKERVIGQEEAIKAVSNTIIRSRAGLKDPNRPMGSFIFLGPTGVGKTYLAKSLAYNLFDDEDNVVRVDMSEYMDKFSVTRLIGAPPGYVGYEEGGQLTESIRRKPYSVILLDEIEKAHPDVFNILLQVLDDGRLTDGKGKVVNFKNTLVIMTSNIGSQFIIQDPDLSDSTKKSVMDILKSNFKPEFLNRVDDTIIFKALDLEAVKNIVRLILSDINKRLEDRYITLKFTEAAIKYVAETSFDPHYGARPLKRFIQRELETKLAKMLLRGDVPDNSKIVVDFVNENLDFSIN from the coding sequence ATGAATGATAAATACACAGAAAAATCAGTACTTGCAATAAATGATGCACACAACTATGCTATAAAATATAAACACACAAACATCAAACCCGAGCATCTTACTCTAGCTCTAATTACTCAAAATGACGGCCTTATCCCAAGGCTACTTGAAAAAATGGGTCTGAATATAAGTTCTCTGGTGAAGGAAGTCCAAAATGAACTGGACAAATACCCAAAAGTAGAAGTTGAGTCCCAGGGAAATTTGTCATTTGAAGGTACCACCAACAGGATAGTCATGGAAGCTGAAGAGATTATGAAAAAAATGGGAGATTCTTATATAAGTGTTGAACACCTTTTTAAGTCTCTTTTGAAGAATCTTCCACTTTTAAAGCGGATTGGGATAGACTCCAAAGAGTTTGAAAAAGTCCTTTCTGAGGCAAGAGGAAGTCAAAAGGTGGACTCTCCAAATCCAGAGGGGAAATTTGAAGCTCTTTCAAAATACGGGAAAGATCTCGTGGAACTGGCTAAAAAAGGTAAATTAGACCCCATAATAGGAAGAGATTCTGAGATAAGAAGGGCTATCCAGATTCTTTCTAGAAGGACAAAAAACAACCCTATTCTTATAGGGGATCCAGGAGTTGGTAAGACTGCGATAGTGGAAGGCTTAGCTCAAAGAATTTTAGCAGAAGATGTCCCTGACTCCCTCAAGGGAAAGACCATCTTCTCACTGGATATGGGTTCTCTTATTGCAGGAGCAAAATTCCGTGGAGAGTTTGAAGAGCGTCTGAAAGCTGTTTTGAAAGAGGTTGAGGAATCTAACGGAAATATTATTCTTTTCATAGATGAAATTCACACCATTGTTGGGGCTGGAAGAACAGATGGTGCCATGGATGCCGGAAATATACTAAAACCTATGTTGGCAAGAGGAGAAGCCAGGGTTATAGGAGCTACAACCGTGGACGAATACAGAAAACATATGGAAAAAGATGCTGCCTTAGAAAGAAGATTTCAAACCATAATGATAGATGAACCAGATGTAGAAGACACCGTCTCAATATTAAGAGGTCTGAAAACAAAATATGAAATCTTTCACGGTATCAGAATAAGCGACTCTGCAATAGTCTCAGCAGCCACACTGAGCCACAGGTATATAAGTGACAGATTCCTCCCTGATAAGGCAATAGATCTTATTGACGAAGCCGCTGCAATGATAAAAACGGAAATAAGCTCTATGCCCGATGAACTAGATGAACTAACCAGAAGAGTTACTCAACTAGAGATTGAAAAAGAAGCCCTAAAAAAAGAGAAGGATAAGGGTTCTCAGGAGAGGCTGACGATTTTAGAAAAAGAACTTTCTGAACTGAACTCTAAAAAATCCATATTGAGATCCCAATGGAATCTTGAAAAAAAAGATATATCTTCTAGAGAAGAGATTACAAAAAAACTCGAGGAAGCTAGGCTAGAGTTTGAAAAAGCTCAAAGAGAATCAAATCTCAACAGAGCTGCAGAATTAAAATATGGAGAAATACCATCTCTTGAAAAAGAATTAAAGCTTCAGGAAGAAAAATTAAAAGAAGATGTTAGCACTACAAAACTTTTAAAGCAAGAGGTTACATCTGATGAAATCGCTGATATAGTCGCCCGTTGGACTGGAATTCCGGTATCAAAGCTTATGGAAGGAGAAAGAGAAAAAATACTTCATTTAGAAGATTCTCTCAAAGAAAGGGTTATAGGGCAGGAAGAGGCTATCAAGGCAGTCTCTAATACCATTATAAGATCTAGAGCAGGGTTAAAGGATCCAAACCGTCCCATGGGTTCTTTTATATTTTTAGGACCTACAGGTGTTGGTAAGACATATCTTGCCAAATCATTGGCATACAACCTCTTTGACGATGAGGATAATGTCGTGAGGGTGGATATGAGCGAATACATGGATAAATTTTCTGTCACAAGACTTATAGGTGCTCCTCCTGGGTATGTTGGCTATGAAGAAGGTGGACAGTTAACTGAGTCTATAAGAAGAAAACCATATTCAGTTATATTGTTAGACGAAATTGAAAAGGCACATCCAGATGTTTTTAACATTCTTCTACAAGTTTTAGATGATGGAAGACTCACTGATGGAAAAGGAAAAGTTGTAAACTTTAAAAATACCCTTGTTATTATGACTTCAAATATAGGAAGCCAGTTTATAATACAAGACCCTGATCTCTCTGACAGCACAAAAAAATCTGTAATGGACATATTAAAATCAAATTTTAAGCCTGAATTTTTAAATAGAGTTGATGATACTATTATATTTAAAGCTTTAGATTTGGAAGCAGTAAAAAATATAGTGAGGCTTATACTGTCAGATATAAATAAAAGACTCGAAGATCGTTATATCACTTTAAAATTCACAGAAGCGGCCATAAAGTATGTGGCTGAAACTTCCTTTGACCCTCACTATGGTGCAAGACCACTAAAACGTTTCATTCAAAGAGAACTAGAGACAAAGCTTGCAAAAATGCTTCTAAGAGGAGATGTTCCTGATAACAGTAAAATTGTAGTGGATTTTGTAAATGAAAATTTAGATTTTTCTATAAACTAA
- the zwf gene encoding glucose-6-phosphate dehydrogenase, translated as MKEATNLNFMQSDSKNKDKLPFTLIIFGGAGDLSQRKLIPSLYNLFILNQLHKNFNIISCGMPELTEKEYRDIVKNSLEKFVSKNLEDKSEEFLKKFSYVSGAFDDKRMYEGICKKYKEFTGDKRQVIFYLAIPPEFAPLVIKYLEKYSLCSVSYEKKIVMEKPFGVDRESAKKLNQIVLGVFEEVEIYRIDHYLGKETVQNILFFRFGNSIFEPLWNRNFIDHVQITAAETLGIEHRGKFYEKAGVIRDIVQNHVMQLLSLVAMEPPANFDADRIRDEKLKVFKSIRSMDENYLKKNIIKGQYGPGKCGGKSVVGYTEEKNVGKESKMATYIAGKFYIDNWRWADVPFYIRAGKRMRKKVTEIYLQFKQPPLKLFGDKYNKIVPNGILISIQPEEKISVRLNLKYPGSENFPHPVEMAFNYKDLAHIVSLDAYERLFLDCVKGDLTLFARQDSIEAMWEVVDSINEYFEESYQGELPNYFSGSWGPEKSELLLARDGRCWRFGNTCEFHEEVVLDGNKNQ; from the coding sequence ATGAAAGAAGCTACTAACCTAAATTTTATGCAGAGTGACTCTAAAAATAAGGATAAGCTTCCTTTCACACTTATAATATTTGGAGGAGCCGGAGATCTGAGTCAAAGAAAGCTTATCCCATCACTATATAATCTCTTTATTTTAAACCAATTACATAAAAATTTTAACATTATATCCTGTGGAATGCCTGAACTTACAGAGAAAGAATACAGAGATATCGTAAAAAATTCTCTGGAAAAATTTGTCTCTAAAAATTTAGAAGATAAATCAGAAGAATTTTTGAAAAAGTTTAGTTATGTATCAGGAGCTTTTGACGATAAAAGAATGTATGAGGGAATCTGTAAAAAATACAAAGAGTTTACTGGTGACAAGAGGCAGGTGATTTTTTATCTGGCTATACCTCCGGAATTTGCTCCACTTGTTATAAAATATTTAGAAAAATATAGCCTGTGTTCTGTGAGTTATGAAAAAAAAATAGTAATGGAAAAACCTTTTGGTGTAGACAGAGAGAGTGCAAAAAAACTCAATCAAATAGTTTTAGGGGTATTTGAAGAGGTGGAAATTTACAGGATTGACCACTATCTTGGAAAAGAAACGGTTCAAAATATACTTTTTTTCAGGTTTGGAAACAGCATATTTGAACCTCTCTGGAACAGAAATTTTATTGATCATGTTCAAATAACAGCAGCGGAAACCCTAGGAATAGAGCATAGAGGTAAATTTTATGAAAAGGCAGGAGTTATAAGAGACATAGTGCAAAATCATGTAATGCAGCTCCTATCCCTTGTCGCTATGGAACCTCCTGCAAATTTTGATGCAGATAGAATCAGGGACGAAAAACTAAAAGTCTTTAAATCCATAAGATCGATGGATGAGAATTATCTGAAAAAAAACATCATAAAGGGTCAATACGGACCTGGAAAATGCGGTGGAAAAAGTGTGGTAGGATATACTGAAGAAAAAAATGTTGGAAAAGAATCTAAAATGGCGACCTATATCGCCGGTAAGTTTTATATAGACAACTGGAGATGGGCTGACGTGCCTTTTTATATAAGAGCGGGCAAAAGGATGAGAAAAAAAGTAACAGAAATCTACCTGCAGTTTAAACAACCACCTTTAAAACTTTTTGGTGACAAATATAACAAAATAGTACCCAATGGAATCTTAATATCGATACAGCCAGAGGAAAAAATATCAGTCAGATTAAACTTGAAATACCCTGGTAGTGAAAACTTTCCTCACCCTGTAGAAATGGCTTTTAATTATAAGGACTTGGCCCATATTGTATCCTTAGACGCCTATGAAAGGCTTTTTTTGGACTGTGTGAAAGGGGATCTGACCTTATTTGCAAGGCAGGATAGTATAGAGGCTATGTGGGAAGTAGTGGATTCTATAAATGAATATTTTGAAGAAAGTTATCAGGGGGAACTTCCAAATTATTTTTCAGGTTCTTGGGGACCCGAGAAATCAGAGCTTCTTTTAGCAAGGGACGGAAGATGCTGGAGATTTGGGAATACATGTGAGTTTCATGAAGAGGTGGTCTTAGATGGTAATAAAAACCAATAG